A genomic segment from Orrella daihaiensis encodes:
- the pstA gene encoding phosphate ABC transporter permease PstA, which produces MNNASTAKSGVDGFASNEARTQHIASTLKRRRNKEFRFRMMGILAVCFSIGLVGILFGTILAKGIPSFWQATFVLDVEFSPEIVKIDPKPVQEAGESPAEYEKRVNDWANRLNFINFNRLLLNSVAKVLPETEENRRAVLEMFASATRFDLRNLVIDDPSIVGKTVKLDLLASANVDVWLKGNIDRSLPDAQQQLSADARKWSDQLYEMGVIQNKFSTSLFVNADSRSSPASAGLAGAFVGSLMMMIVVILLAVPIGVAAAVYLEEFAPQNKFTDFIEVNINNLAAVPSIVFGLLGASVFIIMLNLPLSAPIVGGLVLTLMTLPTVIIATRASLKAIPPSIREGALALGASRVQAVTDHVLPLARPGILTATIIGVAQALGETAPLLLIGMSAFVANIPSTPFDPSTALPVQIYLWNGNELRNFFEGRTSAVIIILLALMLTLNSLAIWLRKKFEIRW; this is translated from the coding sequence ATGAATAACGCCAGTACAGCGAAATCCGGTGTAGATGGATTTGCTTCAAACGAGGCAAGGACCCAGCACATTGCATCTACTCTAAAGCGCCGCCGTAACAAGGAATTCCGTTTCCGAATGATGGGGATCTTGGCGGTTTGCTTCTCGATCGGTTTGGTGGGTATTTTGTTTGGTACCATCTTGGCGAAGGGGATCCCATCGTTCTGGCAGGCAACCTTCGTGTTGGACGTTGAGTTCTCGCCAGAAATTGTCAAAATTGACCCTAAACCGGTGCAAGAGGCTGGCGAGAGCCCGGCCGAGTACGAGAAGCGCGTCAACGATTGGGCAAACCGGTTGAACTTCATTAACTTCAACCGTCTGTTACTCAATTCGGTTGCCAAGGTGTTGCCTGAGACCGAAGAGAACCGTCGTGCGGTATTAGAAATGTTCGCAAGTGCAACGCGTTTTGATCTGCGCAATCTGGTCATTGACGACCCGAGCATCGTCGGCAAAACAGTCAAGCTTGATCTGCTCGCTAGTGCCAACGTCGATGTATGGCTCAAGGGCAATATTGATCGTTCACTGCCTGATGCCCAGCAACAACTGAGTGCTGATGCTCGCAAGTGGTCGGATCAGTTGTATGAAATGGGTGTTATCCAGAATAAGTTCAGCACATCGTTGTTTGTGAATGCTGACTCACGTAGTTCGCCCGCGTCCGCTGGTCTGGCAGGCGCGTTTGTCGGGTCGCTCATGATGATGATCGTGGTGATTTTGCTGGCGGTGCCTATTGGCGTGGCAGCGGCGGTGTATCTCGAAGAGTTCGCCCCACAAAACAAGTTCACCGACTTTATTGAAGTCAACATCAATAACCTTGCGGCAGTTCCATCGATCGTGTTCGGCTTGCTCGGGGCATCGGTCTTCATCATCATGTTAAACCTGCCATTATCTGCACCAATTGTTGGTGGTTTGGTATTGACGTTGATGACGCTGCCGACCGTGATTATCGCGACGCGAGCGTCACTTAAAGCAATCCCGCCATCCATTCGTGAAGGGGCGTTGGCATTGGGCGCCTCTCGTGTTCAGGCGGTGACTGATCACGTGTTGCCACTGGCGCGGCCCGGGATTTTGACTGCGACCATCATTGGTGTGGCACAAGCCTTGGGCGAGACAGCACCATTGCTGCTGATTGGCATGTCAGCATTTGTGGCAAACATCCCATCCACACCGTTTGATCCCTCGACTGCGCTGCCAGTTCAGATTTATCTGTGGAATGGCAACGAGTTGCGCAACTTC